The proteins below are encoded in one region of Phoenix dactylifera cultivar Barhee BC4 unplaced genomic scaffold, palm_55x_up_171113_PBpolish2nd_filt_p 000586F, whole genome shotgun sequence:
- the LOC120106637 gene encoding probable polyol transporter 6, with product MEHAKVGVREKEEIPIYHPRRKERRNKYACACAIIASMISILLGYDTGVMSGAMLFIKEDLKITDGEVEVLAGILNICALLGSLTAGRASDWIGRRYTIVLSSIIFFLGSLLMGLAPSFPVLISGRCIAGVGVGYALMIAPVYSAEISSPSSRGFLTSLPEICISFGILLGYVSNYFFAKLPLIYGWRSMLGIGALPPIILAVGIWKMPESPRWLVMQGHIKDARDVLVRVSNSREEAELRLKEIKGAAGVDESCTGDVVKLTKSTRGEGVWKELLLRPTPPVKRILIAAIGIHFFEHATGIEAVVLYSPRIFKKAGITTRNKLLVATMGVGLTKTFFILIATFLLDRVGRRPLLLTSLGGMIVSLSGLGLGLTMVEHTEERLVWAISLSILTVFLFVASFSIGLGPITWVYSSEIFPLKLRAQGASIGVAVNRVMNGTISMTFISLYKAITIGGAFFMFAGISILAWMFFFFLCPETKGRPLEEMEEVFSKKWLYSRPVNRERFEMGNVEAELTSK from the exons ATGGAGCATGCTAAGGTTGgtgtgagagagaaagaagagatccCAATATATCATccaaggaggaaggagaggagaaacaaGTATGCTTGTGCTTGTGCCATCATTGCTTCCATGATCTCCATCTTATTGGGTTATG ACACCGGGGTTATGAGTGGCGCCATGCTGTTCATCaaagaagatttaaagataACTGATGGTGAAGTTGAAGTCCTTGCTGGAATTTTGAACATTTGTGCACTCTTAGGGTCGTTGACGGCCGGCAGGGCCTCCGACTGGATCGGTCGACGCTACACCATCGTCCTCTCCTCCATCATCTTCTTTCTTGGCTCTCTCCTCATGGGCTTAGCACCTTCCTTCCCTGTACTTATATCTGGTAGGTGCATTGCTGGCGTCGGAGTTGGATATGCACTGATGATTGCACCGGTCTACTCTGCCGAGATCTCATCACCGTCCTCACGGGGATTCCTCACTTCCCTTCCGGAGATCTGCATCAGCTTTGGTATCTTGCTAGGTTATGTATCAAACTATTTCTTCGCAAAGCTTCCATTGATATATGGCTGGCGATCGATGCTCGGTATCGGTGCACTTCCCCCCATTATATTGGCAGTCGGCATTTGGAAGATGCCCGAGTCCCCAAGGTGGTTGGTGATGCAAGGCCACATCAAGGATGCGAGGGACGTGCTAGTTCGAGTATCGAACTCGAGGGAAGAGGCAGAGCTAAGGCTAAAGGAGATCAAGGGCGCTGCGGGGGTTGATGAGAGTTGCACCGGCGATGTTGTCAAGCTGACGAAGAGCACTCGAGGGGAGGGAGTGTGGAAGGAGCTACTGCTGAGGCCCACTCCTCCAGTGAAGCGCATCTTGATTGCTGCGATCGGCATTCATTTCTTCGAGCATGCCACCGGGATCGAAGCAGTGGTGTTGTACAGTCCTAGGATCTTCAAGAAGGCAGGGATCACGACCAGAAACAAGCTCCTGGTTGCAACCATGGGTGTTGGCCTCACAAAGACTTTCTTCATCTTGATAGCCACGTTTCTGTTGGATAGGGTTGGGAGGAGGCCCTTGCTGTTGACTAGCTTGGGGGGGATGATAGTGTCACTAAGTGGGTTAGGGTTAGGCCTGACCATGGTGGAGCACACAGAGGAGAGGTTGGTGTGGGCCATTAGTCTATCCATTCTGACAGTGTTCTTATTTGTGGCATCCTTCTCTATTGGGCTTGGGCCCATTACATGGGTTTATAGTTCTGAGATCTTCCCCCTGAAGCTGAGAGCCCAGGGGGCCAGCATAGGGGTGGCCGTAAATAGGGTGATGAATGGAACCATATCAATGACCTTCATATCACTCTACAAGGCTATAACCATTGGGGGGGCCTTCTTTATGTTTGCAGGGATTTCTATCTTGGCAtggatgttcttcttcttcctttgtcctGAGACTAAAGGGAGGCCTTTGGAAGAGATGGAAGAGGTTTTCAGCAAAAAGTGGCTTTATAGTAGGCCAGTGAATAGGGAGAGATTTGAGATGGGAAATGTAGAAGCCGAGTTAACCAGCAAATAG